The following proteins are co-located in the Tripterygium wilfordii isolate XIE 37 chromosome 2, ASM1340144v1, whole genome shotgun sequence genome:
- the LOC119981053 gene encoding phosphatidylinositol 4-kinase beta 1-like: MVRILGLRVGESDESPREITASRTNLTGQSSENGWLIRFFDSAFFCEWIAVSYLYKHEHAGVRDYLCNRMYTLPLSGVESYLFQICYMMVHKPSPSLDKFVIDICSKSLKIALKVQWFLMAELEDNDDNEGISRIQEKCQIAATLMGEWPPLIRSPNESISPGSKSQVLNRILSSKQRLLSLASSPPTQKSLSFSPSSGNNLHEDASPLSPEENGIFKKLIPGPKVRDALLFRKSVEKDEDEVEKDGFFKRLLRDSRGEDEEPSSSSEGFFKRLLRDKDNRGEDEELTSSSEGFFKRLFRDSKSDSDDKSVSKSVDDDEKDGFFRKFFKEKFEEKKDWNGRNEDDEVTLEEKFLKSAADDEKEGFFRKLFKDKFEDKKDGTDRNELNGEEEEPSDFSLFRRLFRVHPEDAKTPKANENSNSGGLFESSPGTENFFRKLFRDRDRSVEDSELFGSKKHKEKRPGSPKQQNDKSNAKPPLPNYTPSQLRKGAYHESLDFVQSLCETSYGLVDVFPVEDRKSALRESLAEINLHLTEAQTSGGVCFPMGKGMYRVVHIPEDEAVLLNSREKAPYLICIEVLKSEMPSNTKDVLGSQKLSSGGIPLANGDALLPKPPPWAYPLWTAQEVYRNSNDRMSRSTAQAIDQAMSHKAKVKFVRVSLSVGMQSPTQSKCSDITKSHFGINCGSRQSASVPADIASNSCKCLESGSPASDTASDLEWVRVVLAADPGVRMDDVEDQGPPRRKEHRRVPSTIAIEEVKAAAAKGEAPLGLPLKGAGQDSSDAQPRGNGGIPKPTDALSGELWEVKKERIRRASVHGKLSGWDLRSAIVKSGDDCRQEHLAVQLISHFYDIFQEAGLPLWLRPYEVLCTSSYTALIETIPDTASLHSIKSRYPNITSLRDFYIAKYEENSPSFKLAQRNFVESMAGYSIVCYFLQVKDRHNGNLLMDEEGHIIHIDFGFMLSNSPGGVNFESAPFKLTRELLEVMDSDAEGVPSEFFDYFKVLCIQGFLTCRKHAERIILLVEMLQDSGFPCFKGGPRTIQNLRKRFHLSLTEEQCVSLVLSLISSSLDAWRTRQYDYYQRVLNGIL; this comes from the exons ATGGTACGGATTCTTGGACTGAGAGTCGGAGAATCAGACGAGTCCCCTCGCGAGATCACTGCTTCACGGACCAACCTCACCGGTCAGTCTAGTGAGAATGGGTGGCTCATCAGGTTTTTCGACTCTGCCTTTTTCTGTGAGTGGATTGCTGTTAGCTACCTGTACAAGCATGAGCATGCTGGAGTACGTGACTATCTATGTAATCGAATGTATACCCTGCCCCTGTCGGGCGTTGAGAGCTACCTCTTCCAGATTTGTTACATGATGGTCCACAAGCCAAGCCCATCTTTGGACAAGTTTGTGATTGATATTTGCTCTAAGTCGCTTAAAATAGCATTGAAGGTGCAATGGTTTTTGATGGCAGAGCTTGAGGATAATGATGACAATGAGGGCATTAGTAGGATTCAAGAGAAGTGTCAGATTGCCGCAACTTTGATGGGTGAATGGCCTCCCCTTATTCGTTCCCCCAATGAATCTATCAGTCCTGGAAGTAAGAGTCAGGTTTTGAATAGAATATTGTCTTCCAAACAACGGCTGCTctcattagcatcttcaccgcCCACACAGAAATCATTGTCATTCTCACCTTCATCAGGGAACAATTTGCATGAAGATGCTAGCCCGCTATCGCCAGAAGAGAATGGGATCTTTAAGAAGTTGATTCCTGGTCCAAAAGTGAGGGATGCATTGTTGTTTAGGAAGTCAGTTGAGAAAGATGAGGATGAGGTCGAGAAGGATGGGTTTTTCAAGAGGCTATTGAGGGACAGTAGAGGTGAGGATGAGGAACCAAGCTCGAGCTCGGAGGGTTTTTTTAAGAGGCTTTTGAGGGATAAAGATAATAGAGGTGAGGATGAGGAGTTAACATCAAGCTCAGAAGGGTTTTTTAAAAGGTTGTTTCGTGACAGCAAGAGTGATTCTGATGACAAATCGGTCTCCAAATCAGTGGATGATGATGAGAAAGATGGATTTTTTAGGAAgttttttaaggaaaaatttGAGGAGAAGAAGGATTGGAATGGGAGGAATGAGGATGATGAAGTGACCTTGGaagagaaatttttgaaatctgcAGCGGATGATGAAAAGGAGGGTTTCTTTCGGAAATTGTTCAAGGATAAATTTGAGGACAAGAAGGATGGGACAGATAGAAATGAGTTGaatggagaggaagaagaacctTCAGACTTTTCTTTGTTCCGGAGATTGTTTCGTGTGCATCCAGAAGATGCAAAAACTCCCAAGGCAAATGAAAACAGCAACAGTGGTGGCTTGTTTGAAAGCAGCCCTGGGACAGAGAATTTTTTTCGCAAACTGTTTAGAGATCGTGATCGTTCAGTTGAGGACTCAGAGCTTTTCGGGTCAAAGAAGCATAAAGAG AAGCGTCCTGGTTCTCCGAAGCAACAGAATGATAAGTCCAATGCCAAACCCCCACTTCCTAATTATACCCCATCACAGTTAAGAAAAGGGGCTTATCACGAGTCCTTGGACTTTGTGCAATCATTATGCGAGACATCATATGGGTTGGTGGATGTATTTCCAGTTGAAGACCGTAAGAGTGCTCTTCGTGAG TCACTTGCAGAGATCAATTTGCATCTAACTGAGGCTCAAACTAGTGGAG GAGTTTGCTTTCCTATGGGAAAAGGCATGTATCGTGTTGTTCATATCCCTGAAGATGAAGCTGTTCTTTTGAATTCTAGGGAAAAGGCACCTTACCTGATATGCATTGAGGTTTTGAAAAGTGAGATGCCAAG CAATACGAAGGATGTGCTTGGTTCTCAAAAACTTTCCAGTGGAGGCATTCCTCTTGCGAATGGAGATGCATTATTGCCTAAGCCACCTCCATGGGCCTATCCTCTGTGGACTGCGCAGGAGGTTTATCGGAATAGCAATGACAGGATGTCTAGATCTACGGCCCAGGCAATTGACCAGGCAATGTCTCATAAGGCAAAAGTAAAATTTGTTAGAGTTAGTCTTTCTGTGGGCATGCAGTCACCTACCCAGTCGAAGTGTAGTGACATAACCAAGTCACACTTTGGCATTAATTGTGGAAGTCGGCAATCTGCTTCAGTTCCTGCAGATATTGCATCAAACAGCTGTAAATGCCTCGAGAGTGGAAGCCCTGCATCAGACACAGCAAGTGATTTAGAATGGGTAAGGGTGGTACTGGCGGCAGATCCTGGAGTTAGGATGGATGATGTTGAGGATCAAGGGCCACCACGTCGGAAGGAACATCGTCGCGTCCCCAGTACAATTGCCATAGAAGAAGTAAAG GCTGCTGCTGCCAAAGGCGAAGCACCTCTGGGACTCCCTCTTAAAGGAGCTGGTCAGGATTCATCAGATGCTCAACCAAGG GGTAATGGTGGTATCCCCAAGCCCACTGATGCTTTGTCTGGTGAGCTATGGGAGGTTAAGAAAGAGAGGATACGCCGAGCTTCAGTGCATGGAAAGTTATCTGGGTGGGACTTGCGCTCT GCTATTGTGAAGAGTGGTGATGATTGTAGGCAGGAGCATCTTGCTGTGCAACTTATCTCACACTTCTACG ATATATTCCAAGAAGCTGGTCTGCCTCTCTGGTTACGCCCTTATGAAGTTTTGTGCACTTCTTCTTACACAGCTCTCATTGAAACAATTCCAGACACG GCTTCTCTTCATTCTATCAAAAGTAGATATCCCAACATCACCAGTTTACGTGACTTTTACATTGCCAAATATGAAGAAAATTCTCCAAGTTTTAAACTTGCACAG AGAAATTTTGTTGAGAGTATGGCTGGATATTCTATAGTATGCTATTTTCTTCAG GTGAAGGATCGGCATAATGGAAACCTTTTAATGGATGAAGAAGGGCATATTATACATATTGATTTTGGCTTCATGCTCTCAAATTCACCTGGTGGTGTAAATTTTGAAAGTGCGCCCTTCAAATTGACCCGGGAACTTCTCGAG gtCATGGATTCTGATGCTGAGGGAGTTCCAAGCGAGTTCTTTGACTATTTTAAA GTTCTCTGTATTCAAGGGTTTCTAACATGTCGCAAGCATGCAGAGCGCATTATTCTTCTTGTTGAGATGTTGCAG GATTCTGGTTTCCCATGCTTTAAAGGTGGCCCTCGGACAATTCAGAATCTGAGAAAAAGATTTCATTTAAGTTTGACTGAAGAG CAATGTGTCTCCCTGGTACTTTCCCTGATAAGCAGCAGCTTAGATGCGTGGCGGACACGGCAGTATGATTATTATCAGAGGGTTTTGAATGGAATATTATGA
- the LOC120011083 gene encoding aspartic proteinase CDR1-like, with translation MLGFLVDDFFFPEKIAVLYKKAGVLHGSIKSIVGVETERWCQFVASFPFTLRNLRTLRTGSKLEFTRRKKTSAANVQIDPFWTRTNLTGSFYCVLFQSRVRSKQISDFSIDLIHRDSLLSPFYNRSIISSELLRRSVIRSLNRVNLLSSFDEKDLVSTITSHDGDYLMKIYIGSPLVKILASVDTASDLIWIQCTPCYHCYNQDEPIFDPKNSSSYKTLCYDTKFCQALNKKKRGNSDECMYHASYEEGSYSAGILSNETFNIDSTSDGVVSFPELAFGCGHQNYGDFNSRVQGVVGLGRGLLSLVSQLKTQIDHTFSYCLLPRKTTNASKLKFGLGAKIHGTRVVSTPIVDKDPPNYYHLTLESISIGEDTTKTRQSPGNIIIDSGTTLTILHSSLYNDLEEIIRRVIGINPEADVSKKFSLCYGTRSIAHIKLPTMVFHFSGADLHLPTINTFIRFSDLVCMLIVPDNKTSIFGNMAQVNFQVEYDLLERKVSFARRNWKEDLPTSPYMGHDNCTLDSHALELTLVPPNLAEPAATARDLV, from the exons ATGTTGGGTTTTCTTGtcgatgatttttttttccctgagaaAATTGCCGTCTTGTATAAAAAGGCCGGTGTGTTGCATGGGAGCATCAAAAGTATTGTTGGCGTGGAAACAGAGCGGTGGTGCCAGTTTGTGGCTAGTTTTCCCTTCACCTTGAGGAATTT GAGGACTCTGCGAACTGGCAGCAAGTTGGAGTTCACAAGGAGAAAGAAAACTTCAGCAGCCAATGTACAGATTGATCCATTTTGGACACGGACAAACTTGACGGGCTCTTTTTACTG TGTATTGTTTCAATCTAGAGTTAGATCTAAACAAATCAGTGATTTCAGTATCGATCTTATTCATCGTGATTCGCTATTGTCACCATTTTATAATCGCTCTATCATTTCATCGGAGCTCTTAAGAAGATCTGTTATACGTTCTCTCAATCGTGTCAACCTCTTATCTTCATTCGACGAGAAAGATCTCGTGTCTACGATAACGTCACATGATGGTGACTATCTCATGAAGATTTATATTGGTTCGCCACTAGTTAAAATCCTTGCTTCCGTAGACACTGCCAGTGATCTCATATGGATACAATGCACTCCTTGTTATCACTGCTACAATCAAGATGAACCAATCTTTGATCCAAAAAATTCATCTTCCTACAAAACACTTTGTTACGACACTAAATTTTGCCAAGCCTTGAACAAAAAGAAGCGTGGAAACTCAGACGAGTGCATGTACCATGCTTCTTATGAAGAAGGATCATATAGTGCAGGAATCCTGAGCAATGAGACCTTCAACATAGATTCCACCAGCGATGGAGTAGTTTCTTTTCCTGAATTAGCATTTGGATGCGGTCACCAAAATTATGGCGATTTCAATAGTCGTGTTCAAGGTGTAGTTGGCCTCGGAAGAGGGCTCTTATCATTGGTTTCTCAACTAAAAACCCAGATCGACCATACATTCTCTTATTGCTTGCTTCCAAGGAAGACAACAAATGCCAGTAAACTTAAGTTTGGATTGGGAGCAAAGATCCATGGGACGAGGGTAGTTTCAACTCCAATTGTAGACAAAGATCCTCCTAATTACTACCACCTTACACTTGAAAGTATTAGCATTGGAGAAGATACAACAAAGACGCGTCAAAGTCCAGGTAATATCATAATAGATTCTGGGACAACGTTGACGATATTACATTCAAGTTTATACAATGATTTGGAAGAAATCATTAGAAGAGTGATTGGTATAAACCCAGAAGCAGATGTTAGTAAGAAATTCAGTTTGTGCTATGGAACAAGATCGATTGCACATATCAAACTCCCCACAATGGTTTTCCATTTTTCTGGTGCTGATCTTCATTTACCGACCATAAACACATTTATAAGGTTTAGTGATTTGGTTTGTATGCTGATAGTCCCCGATAATAAAACATCGATTTTTGGAAATATGGCACAAGTGAACTTTCAAGTGGAATATGATCTTCTCGAGAGGAAAGTCTCTTTTGCCCGAAGAAACT GGAAGGAAGACCTTCCCACTTCTCCCTATATGGGACATGACAACTGTACTCTGGATTCGCACGCACTAGAACTCACTCTCGTCCCCCCAAACCTTGCAGAACCTGCTGCAACTGCAAGAGATCTGGTGTAG
- the LOC119981971 gene encoding chitinase 2-like encodes METVNYLHHFFLLCFAGLAFIGHRYTDAKVMMEYIGPAGKPVSFYSVPIEDGIDFHFILSFAIDADQSGNPQNGIFSPNWPKTLTPESLADIKNKNPKVKALASLSGWSLNKKLLYWYDPQDPQKWISNAFTSLKYIALKYHLDGIDIDYQNFPKGNKTSFAYCIGELITQLKKEKVISVATIAPYYATVQHYIELYEKYGGAIDYINYQFFTDKVQTPELYLEAFKLQASHFDKEKLLPSFEVDGRGIHGDSFLDALYLLEKNGFEVNGVMIFSADASGAGLSEYYYEYKSQNFLLESAKSKKCNKSEEIPRLV; translated from the exons ATGGAGACAGTCAATTACCTGCATCATTTCTTTCTCCTCTGCTTCGCCGGATTAGCATTCATTGGTCACCGATATACCG ATGCAAAGGTGATGATGGAATACATTGGCCCGGCCGGCAAACCAGTTTCATTCTATTCTGTACCGATTGAAGATGGGATTGACTTCCATTTCATACTTAGCTTTGCCATTGATGCAGACCAATCAGGCAATCCACAGAATGGCATATTTTCACCGAATTGGCCAAAAACATTGACACCAGAGTCACTTGCAGACATCAAGAACAAGAATCCAAAGGTAAAGGCCTTGGCCAGCCTCTCTGGCTGGAGCCTAAACAAGAAATTGCTTTACTGGTATGATCCTCAAGACCCTCAAAAATGGATATCTAATGCTTTCACATCACTCAAATACATAGCCCTTAAGTACCATCTTGATGGTATTGACATAGACTATCAGAACTTCCcgaaaggaaacaaaacaagTTTCGCTTATTGCATCGGTGAGCTGATTACCCAGTTGAAGAAGGAAAAGGTCATTTCAGTAGCAACAATTGCGCCATATTATGCGACGGTTCAACATTACATTGAGCTCTATGAGAAATATGGAGGGGCTATTGACTATATTAATTACCAATTCTTTACCGATAAAGTCCAGACCCCAGAATTATATTTAGAAGCCTTCAAGCTTCAAGCAAGCCACTTTGATAAGGAGAAATTGCTGCCTAGCTTTGAAGTTGATGGAAGGGGAATTCATGGGGACTCATTTCTTGATGCTCTGTATCTGTTGGAGAAAAATGGGTTTGAAGTTAACGGAGTAATGATTTTCTCAGCTGATGCTTCTGGTGCCGGTTTATCTGAGTATTACTATGAGTATAAATCACAAAACTTTTTGCTTGAATCCGCTAAAAGCAAAAAGTGTAACAAGTCCGAGGAGATTCCGAGGTTGGTCTGA
- the LOC120006005 gene encoding protein trichome berefringence-like 7 isoform X2 has product MEVFQRSKSFNQRALSVVSPRTLSLGSPRVNRSSFNWRRLHVLIAIGFSFSLLMAIGVVYMYVLPSLSQAFHGFGISVPSGTSDKKEGFGISKSNYSLRDCDIFDGSWVQETAYPLYNASECPFAERGFNCLGNGRMDKDYQKWRWKPKNCDIRWFNVNEALESLRNKRVVFVGDSMSRTQWESLICLLMTGIEDKQSVYEVNGNEITKLVRYLGVRFSSFNFTIEFFRSVFLVQHGWMPRHAPKRVRSTLKLDKLDDISNQWVDSDILIFNSGQWGCYFQVGNSLRLGMSITNAFRVAMNTWASWVENRIDPNRTRIFFRTFEPSHWSDHSRRSCNVTQHPVSETEGRDQSLFTDTILEGVKNMTVPVTVLQITSMSAFRRDAHVGKWSDSQLVPDCSHWCLPGVPDMWNEIVFSYLLTNHGDSLQ; this is encoded by the exons ATGGAAGTTTTTCAAAGGAGTAAGTCATTCAACCAAAGAGCCTTGAGTGTTGTAAGCCCAAGAACCCTAAGTTTGGGAAGCCCAAGAGTTAATCGATCAAGCTTCAATTGGCGACGGCTTCACGTACTTATTGCTATTGGATTTTCGTTTTCCCTCCTTATGGCCATTGGTGTAGTATACATGTATGTGCTTCCCAGTCTCTCACaggcttttcatggttttggtaTTTCTGTCCCTTCGGGGACATCTGATAAAAAAGAGGGTTTTGGTATTTCCAAATCCAATTATTCATTGAGAGATTGCGATATATTTGATGGAAGTTGGGTCCAGGAGACTGCCTACCCTTTATACAATGCTTCAGAATGTCCTTTTGCCGAACGAGGATTTAACTGCTTGGGAAATGGGAGGATGGACAAAGATTATCAAAAATGGAGGTGGAAGCCCAAGAACTGTGATATTCGCTGGTTCAATGTGAATGAAGCATTGGAGAGCCTTCGAAATAAGAGGGTCGTATTTGTTGGAGATTCTATGAGTAGAACCCAATGGGAGTCTCTGATATGCTTGCTTATGACTGGCATAGAGGATAAACAGAGTGTATATGAAGTTAATGGGAATGAGATAACAAAACTGGTAAGATATCTTGGTGTTCGGTTCAGCTCATTCAATTTTACAATTGAGTTCTTTCGCTCGGTTTTCTTGGTTCAGCATGGCTGGATGCCTAGGCATGCTCCCAAGCGGGTTAGGTCAACACTTAAATTAGACAAGTTGGATGATATTAGCAATCAGTGGGTTGATTCGGATATTCTCATATTCAACTCAGGGCAATG GGGCTGCTATTTCCAGGTTGGAAACTCGCTAAGACTTGGGATGTCAATTACTAATGCTTTCAGAGTTGCAATGAACACTTGGGCATCGTGGGTTGAAAATAGGATTGATCCAAACCGAACACGCATCTTCTTCCGAACTTTTGAGCCATCTCACTGGAG CGATCATTCCCGTAGGTCTTGCAATGTGACCCAACACCCAGTGTCAGAAACGGAGGGGAGAGACCAAAGCCTATTTACTGACACCATATTAGAGGGGGTAAAAAATATGACAGTTCCTGTAACTGTTCTGCAAATAACCTCCATGTCAGCTTTCAGGCGCGATGCACATGTCGGTAAATGGAGTGACAGTCAATTAGTACCTGATTGTAGCCACTGGTGCCTACCGGGAGTGCCAGATATGTGGAACGAAATCGTCTTTTCATACCTGCTCACTAACCATGGAGATTCTCTTCAATAA
- the LOC120006005 gene encoding protein trichome berefringence-like 7 isoform X4 gives MEVFQRSKSFNQRALSVVSPRTLSLGSPRVNRSSFNWRRLHVLIAIGFSFSLLMAIGVVYMYVLPSLSQAFHGFGISVPSGTSDKKEGFGISKSNYSLRDCDIFDGSWVQETAYPLYNASECPFAERGFNCLGNGRMDKDYQKWRWKPKNCDIRWFNVNEALESLRNKRVVFVGDSMSRTQWESLICLLMTGIEDKQSVYEVNGNEITKLVRYLGVRFSSFNFTIEFFRSVFLVQHGWMPRHAPKRVRSTLKLDKLDDISNQWVDSDILIFNSGQWWVPGKLFKTGCYFQVGNSLRLGMSITNAFRVAMNTWASWVENRIDPNRTRIFFRTFEPSHWRRDAHVGKWSDSQLVPDCSHWCLPGVPDMWNEIVFSYLLTNHGDSLQ, from the exons ATGGAAGTTTTTCAAAGGAGTAAGTCATTCAACCAAAGAGCCTTGAGTGTTGTAAGCCCAAGAACCCTAAGTTTGGGAAGCCCAAGAGTTAATCGATCAAGCTTCAATTGGCGACGGCTTCACGTACTTATTGCTATTGGATTTTCGTTTTCCCTCCTTATGGCCATTGGTGTAGTATACATGTATGTGCTTCCCAGTCTCTCACaggcttttcatggttttggtaTTTCTGTCCCTTCGGGGACATCTGATAAAAAAGAGGGTTTTGGTATTTCCAAATCCAATTATTCATTGAGAGATTGCGATATATTTGATGGAAGTTGGGTCCAGGAGACTGCCTACCCTTTATACAATGCTTCAGAATGTCCTTTTGCCGAACGAGGATTTAACTGCTTGGGAAATGGGAGGATGGACAAAGATTATCAAAAATGGAGGTGGAAGCCCAAGAACTGTGATATTCGCTGGTTCAATGTGAATGAAGCATTGGAGAGCCTTCGAAATAAGAGGGTCGTATTTGTTGGAGATTCTATGAGTAGAACCCAATGGGAGTCTCTGATATGCTTGCTTATGACTGGCATAGAGGATAAACAGAGTGTATATGAAGTTAATGGGAATGAGATAACAAAACTGGTAAGATATCTTGGTGTTCGGTTCAGCTCATTCAATTTTACAATTGAGTTCTTTCGCTCGGTTTTCTTGGTTCAGCATGGCTGGATGCCTAGGCATGCTCCCAAGCGGGTTAGGTCAACACTTAAATTAGACAAGTTGGATGATATTAGCAATCAGTGGGTTGATTCGGATATTCTCATATTCAACTCAGGGCAATGGTGGGTGCCTGGAAAGCTTTTCAAAAC GGGCTGCTATTTCCAGGTTGGAAACTCGCTAAGACTTGGGATGTCAATTACTAATGCTTTCAGAGTTGCAATGAACACTTGGGCATCGTGGGTTGAAAATAGGATTGATCCAAACCGAACACGCATCTTCTTCCGAACTTTTGAGCCATCTCACTGGAG GCGCGATGCACATGTCGGTAAATGGAGTGACAGTCAATTAGTACCTGATTGTAGCCACTGGTGCCTACCGGGAGTGCCAGATATGTGGAACGAAATCGTCTTTTCATACCTGCTCACTAACCATGGAGATTCTCTTCAATAA
- the LOC120006005 gene encoding protein trichome berefringence-like 7 isoform X1, with the protein MEVFQRSKSFNQRALSVVSPRTLSLGSPRVNRSSFNWRRLHVLIAIGFSFSLLMAIGVVYMYVLPSLSQAFHGFGISVPSGTSDKKEGFGISKSNYSLRDCDIFDGSWVQETAYPLYNASECPFAERGFNCLGNGRMDKDYQKWRWKPKNCDIRWFNVNEALESLRNKRVVFVGDSMSRTQWESLICLLMTGIEDKQSVYEVNGNEITKLVRYLGVRFSSFNFTIEFFRSVFLVQHGWMPRHAPKRVRSTLKLDKLDDISNQWVDSDILIFNSGQWWVPGKLFKTGCYFQVGNSLRLGMSITNAFRVAMNTWASWVENRIDPNRTRIFFRTFEPSHWSDHSRRSCNVTQHPVSETEGRDQSLFTDTILEGVKNMTVPVTVLQITSMSAFRRDAHVGKWSDSQLVPDCSHWCLPGVPDMWNEIVFSYLLTNHGDSLQ; encoded by the exons ATGGAAGTTTTTCAAAGGAGTAAGTCATTCAACCAAAGAGCCTTGAGTGTTGTAAGCCCAAGAACCCTAAGTTTGGGAAGCCCAAGAGTTAATCGATCAAGCTTCAATTGGCGACGGCTTCACGTACTTATTGCTATTGGATTTTCGTTTTCCCTCCTTATGGCCATTGGTGTAGTATACATGTATGTGCTTCCCAGTCTCTCACaggcttttcatggttttggtaTTTCTGTCCCTTCGGGGACATCTGATAAAAAAGAGGGTTTTGGTATTTCCAAATCCAATTATTCATTGAGAGATTGCGATATATTTGATGGAAGTTGGGTCCAGGAGACTGCCTACCCTTTATACAATGCTTCAGAATGTCCTTTTGCCGAACGAGGATTTAACTGCTTGGGAAATGGGAGGATGGACAAAGATTATCAAAAATGGAGGTGGAAGCCCAAGAACTGTGATATTCGCTGGTTCAATGTGAATGAAGCATTGGAGAGCCTTCGAAATAAGAGGGTCGTATTTGTTGGAGATTCTATGAGTAGAACCCAATGGGAGTCTCTGATATGCTTGCTTATGACTGGCATAGAGGATAAACAGAGTGTATATGAAGTTAATGGGAATGAGATAACAAAACTGGTAAGATATCTTGGTGTTCGGTTCAGCTCATTCAATTTTACAATTGAGTTCTTTCGCTCGGTTTTCTTGGTTCAGCATGGCTGGATGCCTAGGCATGCTCCCAAGCGGGTTAGGTCAACACTTAAATTAGACAAGTTGGATGATATTAGCAATCAGTGGGTTGATTCGGATATTCTCATATTCAACTCAGGGCAATGGTGGGTGCCTGGAAAGCTTTTCAAAAC GGGCTGCTATTTCCAGGTTGGAAACTCGCTAAGACTTGGGATGTCAATTACTAATGCTTTCAGAGTTGCAATGAACACTTGGGCATCGTGGGTTGAAAATAGGATTGATCCAAACCGAACACGCATCTTCTTCCGAACTTTTGAGCCATCTCACTGGAG CGATCATTCCCGTAGGTCTTGCAATGTGACCCAACACCCAGTGTCAGAAACGGAGGGGAGAGACCAAAGCCTATTTACTGACACCATATTAGAGGGGGTAAAAAATATGACAGTTCCTGTAACTGTTCTGCAAATAACCTCCATGTCAGCTTTCAGGCGCGATGCACATGTCGGTAAATGGAGTGACAGTCAATTAGTACCTGATTGTAGCCACTGGTGCCTACCGGGAGTGCCAGATATGTGGAACGAAATCGTCTTTTCATACCTGCTCACTAACCATGGAGATTCTCTTCAATAA
- the LOC120006005 gene encoding protein trichome berefringence-like 7 isoform X3, producing the protein MEVFQRSKSFNQRALSVVSPRTLSLGSPRVNRSSFNWRRLHVLIAIGFSFSLLMAIGVVYMYVLPSLSQAFHGFGISVPSGTSDKKEGFGISKSNYSLRDCDIFDGSWVQETAYPLYNASECPFAERGFNCLGNGRMDKDYQKWRWKPKNCDIRWFNVNEALESLRNKRVVFVGDSMSRTQWESLICLLMTGIEDKQSVYEVNGNEITKLHGWMPRHAPKRVRSTLKLDKLDDISNQWVDSDILIFNSGQWWVPGKLFKTGCYFQVGNSLRLGMSITNAFRVAMNTWASWVENRIDPNRTRIFFRTFEPSHWSDHSRRSCNVTQHPVSETEGRDQSLFTDTILEGVKNMTVPVTVLQITSMSAFRRDAHVGKWSDSQLVPDCSHWCLPGVPDMWNEIVFSYLLTNHGDSLQ; encoded by the exons ATGGAAGTTTTTCAAAGGAGTAAGTCATTCAACCAAAGAGCCTTGAGTGTTGTAAGCCCAAGAACCCTAAGTTTGGGAAGCCCAAGAGTTAATCGATCAAGCTTCAATTGGCGACGGCTTCACGTACTTATTGCTATTGGATTTTCGTTTTCCCTCCTTATGGCCATTGGTGTAGTATACATGTATGTGCTTCCCAGTCTCTCACaggcttttcatggttttggtaTTTCTGTCCCTTCGGGGACATCTGATAAAAAAGAGGGTTTTGGTATTTCCAAATCCAATTATTCATTGAGAGATTGCGATATATTTGATGGAAGTTGGGTCCAGGAGACTGCCTACCCTTTATACAATGCTTCAGAATGTCCTTTTGCCGAACGAGGATTTAACTGCTTGGGAAATGGGAGGATGGACAAAGATTATCAAAAATGGAGGTGGAAGCCCAAGAACTGTGATATTCGCTGGTTCAATGTGAATGAAGCATTGGAGAGCCTTCGAAATAAGAGGGTCGTATTTGTTGGAGATTCTATGAGTAGAACCCAATGGGAGTCTCTGATATGCTTGCTTATGACTGGCATAGAGGATAAACAGAGTGTATATGAAGTTAATGGGAATGAGATAACAAAACTG CATGGCTGGATGCCTAGGCATGCTCCCAAGCGGGTTAGGTCAACACTTAAATTAGACAAGTTGGATGATATTAGCAATCAGTGGGTTGATTCGGATATTCTCATATTCAACTCAGGGCAATGGTGGGTGCCTGGAAAGCTTTTCAAAAC GGGCTGCTATTTCCAGGTTGGAAACTCGCTAAGACTTGGGATGTCAATTACTAATGCTTTCAGAGTTGCAATGAACACTTGGGCATCGTGGGTTGAAAATAGGATTGATCCAAACCGAACACGCATCTTCTTCCGAACTTTTGAGCCATCTCACTGGAG CGATCATTCCCGTAGGTCTTGCAATGTGACCCAACACCCAGTGTCAGAAACGGAGGGGAGAGACCAAAGCCTATTTACTGACACCATATTAGAGGGGGTAAAAAATATGACAGTTCCTGTAACTGTTCTGCAAATAACCTCCATGTCAGCTTTCAGGCGCGATGCACATGTCGGTAAATGGAGTGACAGTCAATTAGTACCTGATTGTAGCCACTGGTGCCTACCGGGAGTGCCAGATATGTGGAACGAAATCGTCTTTTCATACCTGCTCACTAACCATGGAGATTCTCTTCAATAA